Proteins encoded by one window of Yamadazyma tenuis chromosome 2, complete sequence:
- a CDS encoding uncharacterized protein (EggNog:ENOG503NW1W; COG:S): MGHKYNQIESSEGLELKDLGNIENHGLLESFNPPLEDDSSVSDADDGRLVSSHSSSPPSTGASEIDRNIHNAIRNEGASSHYDVAVSGEAAPEHTAGSSSNSGGSEPDLENQLPHIRLTRTQRVMNVLQHLVPIKSTYDRISNGLATGRMQPNVPGRFIGQGTDGVFRNLMAKPDTEYNGAKNETNPPTYEEAAADSTPEYWETSVIAPIYEDEVFVEGLPVGNIANFVWNMLVTVAFQFVGFLLCYLLHTSHAAKHGSRAGLGVVFIFYGWNLVPSNFGSADKLPDRYEPKNPNNYNIDKNTAIDDAGVDNYASDLYSHQADETVSTTPYFAYGLIAFGLLVICKALVDYYRVKQMEQVILHPPGSEYQTNTITSTTTNYENENHNDNEIDDNGPTWTQSELSPPS, translated from the coding sequence ATTGAATCCCTGGAAGGACTCGAACTAAAAGACCTTGGAAACATCGAGAATCATGGACTTCTTGAATCTTTCAACCCTCCGTTGGAAGATGACTCACTGGTTTCAGATGCCGACGATGGTCGGTTGGTCAGCTCACACTCCTCACTGCCTCCCTCCACCGGGGCGTCCGAGATTGATAGAAATATCCATAACGCCATTCGAAACGAAGGGGCTTCTTCCCACTACGACGTGGCAGTCCTGGGCGAGGCTGCCCCTGAACATACCGCCGGCAGCAGCAGTAATAGCGGTGGTCTGGAGccagacttggaaaaccaGCTTCCACATATCAGGTTGACGAGAACCCAACGAGTGATGAATGTATTACAGCATCTTGTGCCAATAAAACTGACATATGATCGAATTTCCAATGGATTGGCCACTGGAAGAATGCAGCCTAATGTTCCAGGGAGGTTCATTGGTCAAGGTACTGATGGGGTGTTTAGGAACTTGATGGCCAAGCCCGATACCGAGTACAACGGAGCGAAGAATGAAACCAATCCTCCAACCTATGAAGAAGCAGCGGCCGATTCTACGCCCGAGTACTGGGAAACATCAGTGATTGCTCCTATATATGAAGATGAGGTGTTTGTAGAAGGCTTGCCAGTGGGAAATATCGCCAATTTTGTATGGAATATGTTGGTGACGGTTGCATTTCAATTTGTGGGATTCTTATTGTGTTATTTATTGCATACATCTCATGCTGCCAAGCATGGATCGAGGGCTGGGTTGGGAGTGGTGTTCATCTTCTACGGGTGGAATTTGGTACCCTCTAACTTTGGGAGTGCTGATAAGTTACCAGATAGGTATGAGCCTAAGAACCCCAATAACTATAACATCGATAAGAACACTGCCATTGATGATGCAGGCGTCGACAATTATGCCTCCGACTTATATCTGCATCAAGCTGATGAGACGGTATCTACTACCCCATATTTTGCCTATGGGTTAATTGCATTTGGGTTATTAGTGATTTGTAAAGCATTGGTGGACTACTATAGGGTCAAACAAATGGAGCAAGTGATCTTGCATCCCCCAGGATCAGAATATCAAACTAACACCATTACCTCCACTACCACTAATTATGAAAACGAGAACCACAACGAtaatgaaattgatgataatggCCCTACTTGGACCCAGTCTGAACTTTCTCCTCCTAGCTAa
- the HCM1 gene encoding Forkhead transcription factor (EggNog:ENOG503NXCX; COG:K) codes for MSVDGFRIPLQDSKIEINTPLPMKSIHNQKITTPPGSVSGIKKQVSDANSSLIETPIKNYDNGEGIDGLNLSKHLLLSPAFSSPQNHLKYNSNASSQYPYLRPSQSQAYNSSPPPVPSTNLSSFDDEFDQEKPKKKKKKDKKAFDIQSNDKPPYSYATLIGMSILSHPDKRLTLSSIYQWISETFKYYKKEDVGWQNSIRHNLSLNKAFIKGEKSKDGKGHFWCIEAGCEDQFLKSRNNKKGSYQEIMEQIYNSSQSNHLNQQSELQQMASQQLSQEPQGLARSRKRTIGSIPSSPNYYDSNEASFAGMNEAADYHRKNDNHFHEEMDEDDVGFHKRQKVSNRSDLGAPFDQNWSLSPPPAKTNNGTHFDLMNTPKVIISHSPNKPLVAGKNLTFTSSFSCNSNLELSPIRPNETGPLLQPLTPGKVYKAGAINHHIPNIQYQSSHVFSNSSNTNLNSAHFNPSQSISNAINSTSQTTNQPQNLKTTNTQPTSHHASHTRSHSFNLVHMKTPKATIKTPIRILKTPQTSAKKLWNSPGYLDDFYYSPLITSQSALHSYDDDDMILRAFESPANSRKIGSQSSIESSRTLFKEGRLSSSVSSADKLHD; via the coding sequence ATGTCCGTTGATGGCTTCAGAATCCCCTTACAGGACCTGAAGATCGAAATAAACACGCCTTTACCCATGAAGTCAATCCACAATCAGAAAATTACCACTCCTCCTGGAAGTGTTTCGGGCATCAAGAAACAGGTTTCGGACGCGAATTCATCCCTCATCGAGACTCCCATCAAGAATTACGACAATGGCGAAGGTATCGACgggttgaacttgagcAAACACTTACTTTTGAGTCCTGCGttttcttctccacaaaaccaCTTGAAGTACAATTCCAATGCATCCTCGCAGTATCCGTACTTGAGACCGAGTCAGTCACAGGCGTATAATTCTTCTCCTCCTCCGGTCccctccaccaacttgtccTCTTTcgatgatgagtttgacCAGGaaaagccaaagaagaaaaagaagaaagacaagaaagCTTTTGACATTCAGTCTAATGATAAACCTCCCTACAGTTATGCCACATTGATTGGTATGTCTATTTTGTCCCACCCGGATAAGCGATTGACCTTGTCATCCATCTACCAGTGGATTTCGGAAACCTTCAAATATTACAAGAAGGAAGACGTGGGTTGGCAGAACTCCATTCGTCACAACTTGTCGTTGAACAAAGCCTTTATAAAAGGTGAGAAGTCAAAAGATGGCAAGGGCCACTTTTGGTGTATTGAAGCGGGCTGTGAAGACcagtttttgaaactgAGAAATAACAAGAAGGGTTCTTATCAAGAGATTATGGAACAGATCTATAATAGTTCGCAATCCAATCATCTCAATCAACAACTGGAGTTGCAACAAATGGCGAGCCAACAATTACTGCAAGAACCCCAGGGATTGGCTCGCTCCCGAAAGAGAACCATTGGCTCCATcccttcatcaccaaactaTTACGACTCTAATGAAGCTTCGTTCGCCGGCATGAACGAAGCCGCGGACTATCATCGCAAGAATGACAACCATTTTCATGAAGAAatggatgaagacgatgtAGGGTTCCACAAGAGACAAAAGGTATCTAATAGAAGTGACTTGGGTGCTCCATTTGATCAGAATTGGAGCTTGTCACCTCCACCGGCCAAAACCAATAATGGCACTCATTTTGACTTGATGAATACTCCCAAGGTGATTATCAGCCACAGCCCCAATAAGCCTTTGGTGGCAGGTAAGAACTTGACTTTCACCTCAAGCTTCAGCTGTAATTcaaacttggagttgagtCCAATTAGACCCAATGAGACAGGACCTTTGTTACAACCCTTAACCCCTGGAAAGGTTTATAAAGCAGGCGCTATCAACCACCACATTCCAAACATCCAATACCAATCATCCCATGTATTCAGCAACAGCTCCAATACCAATTTAAATTCGGCACACTTCAATCCTTCCCAGTCAATTCTGAATGCCATTAATTCAACCTCTCAAACCACCAATCAACCTCAGAATCTtaaaaccaccaacactCAACCAACCAGCCATCATGCTTCTCACACACGTTCTCATTCGTTCAATTTGGTTCATATGAAGACTCCCAAAGCTACTATCAAGACCCCAAtaagaatcttgaagaCACCACAAACCAGTGCCAAAAAGCTTTGGAACTCCCCTGGTTATTTGGATGACTTCTACTACAGTCCGTTGATCACCAGTCAAAGTGCATTACATTCAtatgatgacgatgacatGATCTTAAGGGCATTTGAGTCTCCTGCTAACAGCAGGAAGATTGGTAGTCAGTCGTCCATCGAGTCATCCAGAACCTTATTCAAAGAGGGAAGATTGAGCTCTTCAGTCAGCTCGGCTGATAAGTTGCACGATTAA
- a CDS encoding uncharacterized protein (COG:K; EggNog:ENOG503P176): MDDTIRSLIRFVVRGFYSKEYILIVDAVLIHSVLSEDDLIYLLGIQRKELRMFCNKLVDDRLLGAQYQKEENPQSRQISRTYYYIHITEAVDSIKWRAHFVVNKIKQEMNQFGNPHGYICKRCTKKFSQLDAIALLSSDRSSFVCDNCGFSLVEDDSNEQASIKQESLEKLRTQIDPIIDFLKKIDESVVEDNTFEAALVNAIPAQSSSLGSYSLPSRFKNSKLTANSTANLKSQAATLHVSITAVDENEDKERQIREEKIQKIQQNALPAWHSASTVGKETPSANQTPEPPSFKSEPEIASASGPIKSEFESSSGTAVADETPAPVEMSSELKDKEAQDALTAYYAELAAREAQDDDDEDEDDEDDFDDLEDI; encoded by the coding sequence ATGGATGATACAATTAGGTCGTTGATACGATTCGTTGTGCGAGGCTTCTACTCCAAGGAGTATATTCTAATTGTGGATGCCGTGTTGATCCACTCGGTGTTGTCCGAAGATGACCTTATTTATCTTTTGGGAATCCAGCGGAAAGAGCTTCGTATGTTCtgcaacaagttggtggatgatAGGTTACTAGGGGCTCAGtaccaaaaagaagagaatcCCCAACTGCGGCAGATTTCAAGAACCTACTACTATATTCACATCACCGAGGCGGTTGATTCAATCAAATGGCGAGCCCATTTTGTCGTGAATAAAATCAAACAGGAAATGAACCAGTTTGGTAATCCCCATGGGTACATCTGTAAGCGATGTACCAAGAAGTTCAGTCAATTGGATGCCATTGCGTTGTTGAGCTCTGACAGATCCCTGTTTGTATGTGATAACTGTGGGTTTAGCttggtggaagatgatTCTAATGAACAGGCATCGATAAAGCAAGAGTCGCTAGAAAAGCTACGGACCCAAATTGACCCTATCattgactttttgaagaaaattgATGAGTCTGTGGTTGAAGATAATACATTCGAAGCAGCATTGGTCAATGCCATTCCTGctcaatcttcttctttgggttCGTACTCGTTACCTTCGAGATTCAAGAACTCGAAATTGACAGCAAACTCGACCGCCAACTTGAAATCACAGGCTGCAACCTTACATGTTTCTATCACTGCCGTcgatgaaaatgaagataaaGAAAGACAAATtagagaagaaaagatcCAGAAGATCCAACAAAATGCGTTACCAGCCTGGCATTCTGCCTCTACTGTGGGAAAGGAGACCCCTTCGGCCAATCAGACCCCCGAACCACCATCTTTCAAATCGGAACCCGAAATCGCTTCTGCTTCTGGTCCCATCAAATCCGAATTCGAGTCTTCCAGTGGTACTGCAGTTGCAGATGAGACTCCAGCTCCGGTTGAGATGTCTTCTGAATTAAAGGACAAAGAGGCTCAAGATGCATTGACCGCCTATTACGCCGAGTTGGCTGCAAGAGAGGCAcaagatgacgatgacgaagatgaagacgatgaagatgatttcGACGACCTTGAGGATATATAA
- the BUD31 gene encoding Component of the SF3b subcomplex of the U2 snRNP (EggNog:ENOG503P1XY; BUSCO:EOG092652KR; COG:K): protein MPKVKSSKRGGKPPEGYTKIEPTISKLVQKLKDAQTQTEKHSVWKIIQINHQISRYVYTMHYNRKLIDKPLYEWLLKQKYVDANLIAKWKKQGYEKLCCLNCIRKEDNNFGSSCICRVPKQDLSDDKPVECVKCGCKGCSSTD, encoded by the coding sequence ATGCCTAAAGTCAAATCCAGTAAAAGAGGTGGTAAACCACCAGAAGGCTACACCAAGATCGAGCCGACGATATCCAAGCTCGTCCAGAAACTTAAAGACgcccaaacccaaaccGAAAAGCACTCGGTATGGAAAATCATCCAGATCAATCACCAGATCTCTCGTTATGTTTACACAATGCATTATAATAGAAAACTCATAGACAAACCACTCTACGAGTGGCTCCTCAAACAGAAGTACGTTGACGCAAACTTGATTGCCAAGTGGAAGAAACAGGGCTACGAGAAGCTCTGCTGTCTCAATTGTATACGAAAAGAAGACAACAACTTTGGCTCATCGTGCATTTGTCGGGTGCCGAAGCAGGATCTTTCAGATGACAAACCCGTGGAGTGTGTCAAGTGTGGGTGTAAAGGATGTTCCAGTACAGATTAA
- a CDS encoding uncharacterized protein (COG:S; EggNog:ENOG503NW23), with protein MTDSRSTSTSAVVSSLLANLALFGCFLGGFLLLRVKFKRIYSPRSSFKIGPEESQPPELSIDPISWIFKLLFRTQSQVIQYAGLDGYFFLRYIFMMMAIFFGGVFTYVILLPINATNGNGNEGFDQLSISNVKDHNRYYAHVLVGWVFYGAVMAVIFRELFFYNSIRCAALASPKYAKKLSSRTILFQSVPDALLDEKQFFKMFNGVKRVWVVRNLRKLDGKIRRRTNLVHKLEAAENSLLAKAYKRKLKSEKKKVLVEDPGNINSYVPEKKRPRHRANGLFKSKVDTIDYCLEEIPKVDAEVKKLQKAHKTSKPKNSIFVEFENQYTAQLAFQSTIHHNPLRMKACATGMEPGDVIWANLRLFWWEANVRTLIAIAAVTAVIILWAVPVAFVGVISNITYLTNKLPWLRWILKLKKKLLGIITGLLPTILLKVLFAVLPVFIRANGRVAGCATVQQIELFAHDTYFGFLIVNSFIVVTLASSASSVVTQIIDNPTSAMQLLASNLPKASNFFISYIVLQGFTISGTTLFQVVSLFVFYFLTTLLDKTVRKKHTRYTTLDGMTYGTTFPVYINLVCITLAYAIISPMILIFAFLAFLLVFLAYSYNLTYIMLPGPDVRGMHYPKALFQTIIGIYLGQVCLLGIFVVGKGWGPIVLQAIGIGFTAFCHYTLNQSFGHLLSVVPIDVMKPLDGVSETPSYNGQTDYKTKVLDVRRYRHHQSQPDKHLEAAIANENKVNSQVKQDLIKEDAEINQNETVYSVTPVLADRDMKKLESTNWFVRFIRPDVFANYRHARRLLPANYNVEPDEVDDRHAYSSPNVAQTLPTIWIPEDPMGLSKIEIEKAKAKSAISMSDQNAGFDTKGNFVYTGPPPA; from the coding sequence ATGACAGATAGCAGATCCACCTCCACACTGGCGGTGGTATCGTCTTTGTTGGCCAACCTTGCCCTATTTGGTTGCTTTTTGGGTGGCTTCTTGCTCTTGAGggtcaagttcaagagaATTTACAGTCCCAGATCATCCTTCAAAATCGGCCCCGAGGAGTCTCAACCCCCTGAACTATCAATTGATCCCATCTCGtggatcttcaagttgCTTTTCAGAACCCAGTCACAAGTCATTCAGTATGCtgggttggatgggtaCTTTTTCTTGAGATACATTTTCATGATGATGGccatcttctttggaggtGTTTTCACGTATGTGATTTTATTACCGATAAATGCCACAAATGGAAACGGAAACGAGGGGTTCGACCAGCTATCAATTTCCAACGTCAAAGACCACAACCGGTACTATGCCCATGTACTTGTTGGATGGGTGTTCTATGGAGCGGTCATGGCGGTGATTTTTAGAGAACTATTCTTTTACAACTCCATAAGGTGTGCAGCTTTGGCGTCTCCCAAGTACGCAAAGAAGTTGTCGTCAAGAACCATTTTGTTCCAGTCGGTTCCGGATGCtttgttggatgaaaagcagtttttcaagatgtttAACGGAGTGAAGAGAGTGTGGGTGGTGAGAAACTTGAGGAAGCTTGACGGCAAGATCAGAAGGAGAACCAACTTGGTTCATAAGTTGGAGGCAGCGGAAAACAGTTTGTTGGCGAAGGCCTACAAGAGGAAGTTGAAGAGcgaaaagaagaaggttttggtggaagacCCAGGAAACATCAACTCTTATGTTCCTGAGAAAAAGAGACCCCGGCACAGAGCCAATGGGCTTTTCAAGTCAAAAGTTGACACCATAGACTATTGCTTGGAAGAAATTCCCAAGGTTGACGCTGAAGTCAAAAAACTTCAGAAGGCCCATAAGACTTCTAAACCCAAAAACTCCATTTTCGTCGAGTTTGAAAACCAGTACACCGCCCAATTGGCGTTCCAGTCCACTATTCATCACAATCCCTTGAGAATGAAGGCGTGTGCCACCGGAATGGAGCCAGGAGACGTGATTTGGGCCAACTTGAGGTTGTTTTGGTGGGAAGCAAATGTGAGAACTTTGATTGCAATTGCTGCCGTAACGGCTGTGATCATTCTTTGGGCAGTTCCAGTGGCCTTTGTGGGTGTGATTTCAAACATCACCtacttgaccaacaaaTTGCCTTGGTTGAGGTggattttgaaattgaaaaaaaaGTTATTAGGGATTATCACAGGTCTTTTGCCAACCATCTTATTGAAGGTGTTGTTTGCAGTTTTACCTGTGTTTATTAGAGCTAACGGCCGAGTGGCGGGATGTGCTACTGTCCAACAGATTGAATTGTTTGCCCATGACACGTACTTTGGGTTCTTGATTGTCAACTCGTTCATCGTGGTAACCTTGGCCTCATCTGCCTCATCGGTGGTGACTCAGATTATTGATAACCCTACTTCGGCCATGCAGTTGTTGGCCAGTAATTTGCCAAAAGCATCGAACTTTTTCATTTCATATATTGTTTTACAAGGCTTCACCATCAGTGGTACTACCTTATTCCAGGTGGTTTCGCTATTTGTGTTTTACTTTTTGACCACATTGTTAGACAAAACCGTTCGGAAAAAACACACCCGGTATACAACCTTGGATGGAATGACATATGGGACCACATTCCCAGTGtatatcaacttggtgtGTATCACGTTGGCGTATGCCATCATCTCTCCCATGATTTTAATATTTGCATTTTTGGCGTTCCTTTTGGTGTTTCTCGCCTACAGTTATAACTTAACCTATATCATGCTTCCCGGCCCCGACGTGAGAGGTATGCACTATCCTAAAGCCTTGTTTCAAACCATCATTGGAATCTACTTGGGTCAAGTGTGTCTCTTGGGaatttttgtggttggtaAAGGTTGGGGTCCTATTGTGCTCCAGGCCATTGGTATTGGGTTCACCGCATTCTGCCATTACACGTTGAACCAGAGCTTTGGGCACTTGTTGTCGGTTGTGCCAATCGATGTGATGAAGCCTCTTGATGGTGTTTCCGAGACTCCTTCCTACAATGGCCAAACTGACTATAAAACCAAGGTTTTGGACGTCAGAAGGTATAGGCACCACCAGTCTCAACCCGACAAGCACTTGGAAGCGGCCATTGCCAATGAGAACAAGGTTAATAGCCAGGTCAAAcaagacttgatcaaggaagACGCTGAGATCAACCAGAACGAAACCGTCTACTCGGTGACACCAGTGTTGGCAGATAGAGacatgaagaagttggaaagTACCAACTGGTTTGTGAGGTTCATCAGACCCGATGTGTTTGCCAACTACAGACACGCTCGTAGGTTATTACCGGCCAACTATAACGTTGAGCCGGACGAGGTCGATGATAGGCATGCCTATAGTTCTCCCAATGTTGCCCAGACGCTTCCCACCATCTGGATTCCTGAAGATCCAATGGGACTCTCGAAGATCGAGATCGAGAAGGCCAAAGCCAAAAGTGCCATCAGCATGTCAGACCAGAACGCTGGTTTTGACACCAAGGGAAACTTCGTATATACGGGACCTCCTCCAGCATAA
- the CTP1 gene encoding CtIP- endonuclease (EggNog:ENOG503NUGK; COG:C) yields the protein MSSVKKKTDPFKSFVAGGVAGAVEGVITYPFEFAKTRLQLVDKSSKASRNPLVLIYNISKTQGVSSLYVGCPAFVVGNTVKASIRFLGFDSIKALLADKDGKLSGPRGVLAGLGAGLLESVVAVTPFEAIKTALIDDKQTKSPKYQNGLISGSVKLCRDMGFKGIYAGVVPVSMRQAANQAVRLGSYNSIKTMIQQASNTPADVPLNSAATFAVGSIAGTVTVYTTMPIDTVKTRMQALGADKLYSSTLNCFVRIFREEGLSTFWKGATPRLGRLVLSGGIVFTIYEKMLVVLN from the exons ATGTCTAGTGTTAAAAAG AAAACCGACCCTTTCAAGTCCTTTGTTGCTGGTGGAGTGGCTGGTGCCGTGGAAGGAGTCATCACCTATCCTTTCGAATTTGCAAAAACCCGGCTTCAGTTGGTTGATAAATCGTCCAaagcttcaagaaatcCATTAGTATTAATCTATAACATCTCCAAAACCCAGGGAGTGAGCTCTTTATATGTGGGATGTCCTGCGTTTGTGGTGGGGAACACTGTCAAGGCGTCAATCCGGTTCTTGGGATTTGACTCGATCAAGGCCTTATTGGCCGATAAAGATGGGAAATTATCCGGTCCCAGGGGTGTTTTGGCAGGTTTGGGAGCTGGTTTATTGGAGTCTGTGGTAGCTGTGACACCTTTTGAGGCCATCAAAACCGCATTGATCGATGACAAACAAACCAAGTCTCCAAAGTATCAGAATGGCTTGATTTCTGGTAGTGTCAAATTATGTAGAGATATGGGATTTAAAGGTATTTACGCTGGAGTGGTGCCGGTTTCTATGAGACAAGCAGCCAACCAAGCCGTCAGATTGGGCTCCTATAATTCCATCAAAACCATGATTCAACAAGCTTCAAACACACCTGCAGATGTTCCATTGAACTCAGCTGCTACATTTGCAGTGGGTTCGATCGCTGGAACCGTCACTGTTTATACCACAATGCCCATTGATACGGTCAAAACAAGAATGCAAGCGTTGGGTGCCGATAAATTGTACTCATCTACGTTAAACTGTTTTGTCAGGATCTTTAGAGAAGAAGGTTTATCGACATTTTGGAAAGGTGCTACCCCCAGATTAGGTAGATTGGTGTTGAGTGGGGGAATTGTATTCACCATTTATGAAAAgatgttggtggtattgaatTAG
- the PPA2 gene encoding inorganic pyrophosphatase (COG:C; EggNog:ENOG503NWGG) — protein sequence MAAGYKTPWNIATQRLQLTSNHLTAPVNSRSLSYSTVDSGSKYSVDYKKYLTDTNGNVKSFMHDVPLDLDTRNGTATMVVEIPRWSYAKFEINTKLEGNPITQDIKKGNVRFVKNLFPFHGYVHNYGALPQTWEDATNSNGSLGLYGDNDPLDVVEIGSQVLDTGAIERVKVLGSLALIDDGELDWKVVVVRTADQLASQLHDIADVQTICPGLLEATREWFRNYKIPDGKPANQFAFNGEFKNREETIRLVQENHEAWDKLVHGHIKADAAKLPNIANTSVSGSLKYQEAYDHKTLSLNPSTPDMPLPEHVDRMYYCGSS from the coding sequence ATGGCTGCTGGCTACAAAACCCCCTGGAATATCGCCACCCAGCGCCTCCAACTCACATCCAATCACTTGACGGCACCGGTAAACTCCAGATCCCTCAGCTACTCCACCGTGGACCTGGGATCCAAGTATTCTGTCGACTACAAAAAGTACTTGACAGACACCAATGGAAACGTCAAGTCGTTCATGCATGACGTACCATTGGATCTAGATACCCGGAATGGCACCGCCACcatggtggtggagattcCCCGGTGGTCGTATGccaagtttgaaatcaacacaaAGCTCGAGGGAAATCCCATCACCCAGGACATAAAAAAGGGGAATGTACGGTTTGTTAAGAACTTATTCCCGTTTCATGGGTACGTTCATAACTACGGAGCATTGCCCCAGACGTGGGAAGATGCCACGAACTCGAACGGTTCGTTGGGGTTGTACGGTGATAATGATCCATTGGACGTGGTGGAAATCGGGTCGCAAGTATTGGACACCGGTGCCATTGAACGGGTCAAGGTGTTGGGGTCGTTAGCGTTGATTGACGACGGAGAGTTGGACTggaaggtggtggtggtacgCACGGCGGACCAGTTGGCCCTGCAATTGCACGACATTGCCGATGTACAAACCATTTGTCCTGGCTTACTAGAGGCTACAAGAGAGTGGTTTCGAAATTACAAGATCCCCGATGGGAAACCTGCCAACCAATTTGCCTTCAACGGCGAGTTTAAGAACCGTGAAGAAACCATACGCCTAGTGCAAGAGAATCACGAGGCATGGGACAAGTTAGTCCATGGTCACATTAAGGCCGATGCTGCCAAATTGCCAAATATAGCCAACACGAGTGTTTCGGGGTCGCTAAAGTACCAGGAAGCCTATGACCACAAAACTCTCCTGTTAAACCCGTCAACACCTGACATGCCATTGCCTGAACACGTCGACCGCATGTACTATTGTGGAAGCAGTTAG